The genomic region TACCTCCCAAAGTGAACAGCGGGGGTGCCGCACTGACTGActctcacagagacacacccccccccccccccaaccgaAAGGGATTTGTGATACAGTTCagggaagaaagggagagagagcggcCTGTTAGATTGGCCTGAAGGAGGAGTGCGACCGCGGACAGATGTCTGCTGCATCTGTGCTCCGTTGCCGGGCCGTATCTCTCCAACCTGCCCTCCAGTTCACATAAACACCACCTGCCTGATAAAAAGCCCTCCGCCGCCAGGCGCCGATCGCCAGGGCTCACTTAAAGGGCCAGGCCGACAAAACGAGAGCCGATCGTCGCCGTCGACGGAGGAGCCGGAAACCCGCCTCCGTAGTCGTCCCCATCGGAGAGGCGCGGCCTCCCGCGGGGTCGTGACCTCTCCTTCAGCGGACcacagagacagtgaggaaCGCCGAACCGTCCGTCCTCTACGGGTCAACCCCGGGCCGTGGCGGCGGACAGATGGAAGGTCGGAGCGGCGAGCTTAGAGAACAAGCGCTGTGTGCCCCGCGACTCGGACACGGCCGCGGTGTGGCGTATCGTCATGTCATCTCCACAGCTGTCCAGATTACACCAGGCCACGGAGAAGACAGATCAGAGCTCCACAGCGGTGGACCGAGGGTGAGAGCGCGGTTCACTCGACGGCGCCGCGTGGCTCCTCCACGTGGCGGCTGGGCACATCTGTCTGCCTGGCTCGGCTTTGACACCTCGGCTgggggaggcggggggggggcgcaACACTGAGCGGCTGGCAGGCCACTTGACGGAGAGAAAGGCGCCGATCCTACCCGCCGGGCTCTGGGCGGACGGGCACAGGGCACGGGCAGGTGCCAGCAGTGCCAATCTGCTGCTGACCGCCAGCCGACACAGTGCCCACGGAGGAGGAACAAAAGGAGGAGGAGCGCTCTCCTGCCGCTGTCCACAGCGCCACGCCATTTTGACTTTCTGAAAATCTAATCACCCAGTGAAGGGAATGGAACCCATGTAGGTGGAATTTTAACAATGAGCAAACGCTCACAAAATATTTCACGGTGGTCAAAATATCCCCCTAAAAAATACTCCACATACTccaacacacattttccttttccACTAGAAAATTGGGCTAATAGTTTTTGAAACGCAGGAACAATTACGAGAGAAGGACAGCCTGCTAAAGGCTGATTAGTTTGTGAACCAGTACAACAGCTAAACAGCGCGCCGCCATTATCAAACCCAATTATCACACTCGAACGGGTCTCGCCGCCGACATTAGCTAGTGGCTACGATTCGCGGGTGAAGAGGAGAAACAGCGCGTGAATCCTCTTTCCCCGTCCGTACTATTGTCGCCTGACCCGTGACAGGAGGTATGCGTAAGGACAGACGACAGCCGGTCTGGGAGACTTTAATAAAGGTCCGGTGCTCCCTAACTTCGGACCTGGCACCGGCTGGTGCCTGTGGGCTGTGCGCTGGCGCAGAGGCAGGCGGAACTGAACAGGGCGGCTCGGTTCTGGCCGCCGCGGGGCGGGTGTTGCGGCATGTTTAATAGGATTATGGGTCACCTGGTGAGGTGCAGTTGGTGCTCGGCCTGGCCCAGCCGCTCGGTCAGAGTCAGAGCCTCCTCCTGGAGTCGGCTCGCGTCCCTCTGGGCCTGATCCAAACGCTGTCGGCAGCCGTTAAGCTCCACCCCCAGCTTCTCCGCTTCCTGTCCAcagagggaaggggggggggtgggttatAAGTAACACACCAACCTTTGCTCTAGAACATTTACatgtaaacaattcaaacaTACTACACTGCTCATAGAAATTGTACTATAGTGTAATAGCAAATTAAAGGTTTTGTCTGATATCAACGCACAATCACtcaaaaaagcatttgtttttccGTCGCTGTGGCCGTTGCTCACACCTTTTCAGCCCTCTCACCTGTTCGGCCGCCACGAGCTGCCGCGAAATCCTGGAGTTGGATTCCCGGagctccctctctgcctcctgtcTCCTCAGCTGAGCCTGGCTGAGCTGATAGCGCAGATCCCCGCACACCTGGAGGCACAGGGGACGGATCAGGAGTTCAGGGGAGCGGCGGACACCAGGCCGAGGCGTCTTCGAAGCGGTCGGCACGACACGCCGTCGCTTTGCGTACGACCGCTCGTTGACCAGTACTGACCTAATTAGCACCCAGTCGCTATACCCTCACAGTCAGTTAGTATTAATTGCATTGCATGGAATGACAAACCTCCCTACACGCTCATCTGCTTCCTGCGGAAATGTTTTTCATGCTTGACACTGTCAAATCGAATGCCGTTGCAAAGGCTATGACGCCACCCAGTGGCATTACAATACATTACAACAACAGTACTGGAATCTCTCCTCAGAACGACAGTCCCACCGACAAACCAGGGAGCCAGACAGACGGATGTACAAATCTGGAGCGTCGCCGGTCATTTCCCATTCGCCACGTCGGTAAATTTAGCAGCTGCACTTCTCAGAGAACCCGTTCCCGAACATAAACATGCGAACGGTCCTAAACCTCTCCGGGTGTTTTACTACGGTGGTGAAGTGTCTTCCGTACCTTGCTGCTGTCCTGCTCCTGAGATGCCAGTTTGCGTAGGGTTTCGTCCAGCTGGGTGGTCAGGGAGGCCCGGTCTCTGTCGGCCCGGTCCAGTTGACCTTCCTGGTCTGCTACCCGCTGGGACAGGCTGGACACCTGGGAGTGGAGAGACGGCCACACTGAGCTAACTGAAAACCAATAGGGCCCCAAGAGGGCACAGAATATGGCTTATAtacatggctaagagctgtccTTAAGTACGACGCATCTCCGAGCGTATAACATCCCGTTACTTTTTACTGTTCTCATTGTGTTGGCAACTGGTTTCTCATTGTGTTGGCAACTGCCTTGAGTGCCCATATTCTGCATCATCAGGGGGTTTGATACCAGCCCGGAATTCCGTCTCACTCTCTGCTCTGTCATTCCTACTTCAGCACCTGTCAATAAAGCACAAAATgcctcaaaatatatatttgggaGGGGGTTCAAACCCAGACGTACGGACCATTTGGGCCAGTTCCTCCTTCTCCTTGCGGGCCTCGTTGCGTGCTGCCTCTCTGGCCTCGGCTATTTTCTCCCGCTCCgcttctatctccctctccaGCCATTCTCTCTGCCGGGCCATCTCCCTGGAGAAGGCCTCACACTGAACCACCGCCTGTGGTAAGGACAACACGGGTGCACACAAACGTATTAATGACAGGAAGTCATGTTCCACGACTGACTAAGTGAGATCAGTAAAATGATAATTGGCTCTAGTGGCATTGACTCACCCAAACAGCTTACCAAACATTGCGTGGGGCATTTCTTGCTTTTCACTGACAACCACATTAAAAGCCATAACAACAATCAGCTGTTTGATAATTCCCTTGCGTACTGTCAACTGCGGGCTTCCCGGGAAGGAATGCAAAGAACATTTATCTACCATTGATATgcaatgtattaattattagaGAACAGCTTGGGTTGGTATTTACAGTTTGCTTTGTTATaaaccataataaaaaaaatatatatacatcttCTTTCTAATTTCTTTTGAGCCTCCCCTGAAGCTATCTGGCGCCCCCACCTGGGTAGGCACGCCTCACACTTGAAACCCCTGGCTGTACAGAGAAGAAATGAATGTTTTCTGGAACGGAGAGGTTTAACGGGTGTAGTTAAACAGCCTGACCACTTGGCGTCACTGGTGCTCAGCAGTTGTCGACTTACCCTGGTCTTCTCGAGGTTGGCCTCCTCGGCCATCTCTACGGCCTGCTTCACCTGCTGGTAGGAGGCCCACTCCTTCTGCTGGGCTTCGTTCTGACTGGCCCTCAGTGAGCACAGTGCACTCATCAGCTCATCGCGCTCTCTGTGGGACACACAGCCGTGcgcgcaagcacacacacacacactctttatAAATGTATATCCTTGCAGGGACACAAAGTTAGGATTTTAAATTAGACTATCTTCCCAAACCCTTaaatataaccctaacccttaacctaaccttaatctcaaTGTTAACCTTTCGCATAAACTTAACTCCTAAGCCAGATATAGCCTTTTTCTCACATGGGGAGCAGTGAAAGATCCCACAAGGtcaaataggtacttaaagatcCACAACAGGTACTTAAAgtgtgaaaacaaacacaagcaGTTGACAGACCAGATCTCGGCTCCCCAGTAGAATTTCTGGTTTAAGGATACCAGTTCTCACAACCAGACATGCCGTGCACTTCATCCAGACATACCGTGCGCTTCATCCAGACATGCCGTGCGCTACATCCAGACATGCCGTGCGCTACATCCAGAAATGCCGTGCGCTACATCCAGACATGCCGTGCGCTACATCCAGACATGCCGTGCGCTACATCCAGACATGCCGTGCGCTACATCCAGACATGCCGTGCGCTACATCCAGACATGCCGTGCGCTACATCCAGACATGCCGTGCGCTACATCCAGACATGCCGTGCGCTACCAAAGTCCCATTTGTCATTCAGGAAAGACATCAAGAATCAAATTACGACGACTTTGCTAAAGGGGGGTGAAGCGATCGATTACTTGGGTCAAATGAACCGGAATCCTTGAGACGACATCTAAACTTGGACGCTCTTTCCCTAAACATAGCCCAGAGGCACTGGCCAATCAATAGACAGCATCAATAAAGTATGATCAACGGTAAAGGCCTAGGCCTCTGTTGCTACAAGAAATAACCACCACATAAGAGGAAAGAAACCTCAAGAGGACCCCAAAGACCTGAATCCATGAAGGACAAACGGCAGGAAAAAAGGAGACAAAGGCGCGATCCCACTGACTTGGTGACTCTCTCGACGGCCTGGACGTGCATGTTGGAGTGGGTCTCGGCCAGCACGGCCTCATGCTGGGCACACTTCAGACAGAGGCCTCCTACACACTGCTTGGCGCTGCCCGCCGCCGCCAACGCCTCCTTGTGTCTCAGACGATCTTTGACCTCCTCGCACTCCCTCTGACTGCCAGCCAAGTCCTTCCTGAAGggaacaaaacagaaagagGATGTGCAAGCGGAGGACGAGGAGAGATGAAATGATTACTCTGTGCGTGCATTTTACCgttcaaatgcaaataaagtCATTCAGTTTACTTACTTCAGTGACGCTACCTGAGCCTCCAGGGTCTCAGTCTGGGCTAGATACAGGGCTTTAAGCTGCTCCTGAGGCACAGACAAGCTGATGTTAGAAAGGAGATTAGCTCTTGACATTACTTCAGCACTCTTTGAGAATGCACATTTAGACAAAAGGCTACCTAATCCAAAGCTTTATCAAATGAAGTGGTGAGCGTAGTCATAGAGCCCTACCAGTTCTTTCTTCCACTTGTGTTCCTCTGCTTGTTTAAAGATTTTGTGAGCTGGTTTGGAGGTAGGAATGTGAGCAGTGTCTGCTCTAGGCTCATTtacctggggggggggtgaacccATCAGTCCCTATGTGAAATTATCCTTGCAATCGATGTCTTACTtgtatgccatgtctgtacatgcattttatattcatcctcaatgaattacagttacagttactTTTGTGATATAATACCCTACATCAATGGCTAAACAGCagcaagaacttgcattatccgtcatcagcagattgttacatttacacagaggttattcctctgatagcaccagaacttgcattatagttggtaaaagatagcaaaatatacatttaataacaaaataaatcaaaaagagattattaaatgtaaacataaatacTTGGAAAGATACTGTATTGTAGCTGTATTGGAAAAACACTCATATACTAATCTCCAGAATAGACCCAGACCAATAATTGTGAAATCCCATTACCGAGTCATTTAAGAGAGTGTAGTCTTTTAGGGTATCGTGCCCCATTTTGGACTTGATCTCTCCATGTAGTTTCTCAttttccaccaccaccacccttaTCCTCTGTTTCATCCCCAGGAGCTCCTCCTGTACACAACGACAACACAGTCAGAAAGAAATGACTGTCacaaacaacagacacacagtcaccgGCAACTGACATGCAGTCACaggcaacagacacacagtcacaaacaacagacacacagtcactggCAACTGACACGCAGTCACAGGCAACAGACACGCAGTCACAGGCAACAGACACGCAGTCACAAACAACAGACACGCAGTCACAAACAACAGACACGCAGTCACAAACAACAGACACGCAGTCACAAACAACAGACACGCAgtcacaaacaaaacagacGCAGTCACAAACAACATACAAATATTCACCAACAGGGGATATTCAGTCACAAACCACAGAATCACAGTCATAATCAACAGATACCCATTCAAAAACAACAGATACACAGGCAAACAGCTGTGCTAAAATGAATAATAACGGACACTGGTAGAAGTGCAATAAATGATTGATGTCCACCAGGAAAATGTATGAACGACTAAAACTGCAACTTGTACATAACACAAAAATGTTGAAGATTTGACAAGTAAGGAAATGACATGGTCAAAGTGGCTACAAACTGTAATGGAGAGGCAACTGGATCCTTCAGCACAACGTGGACATCTAGTATGGTCACCTGGACGTTGtcgctagggggagccctcAAGTGGATGGATGAGCAGGACGGACCGGCAATGAGTGATGTTGTGCGGGA from Esox lucius isolate fEsoLuc1 chromosome 5, fEsoLuc1.pri, whole genome shotgun sequence harbors:
- the sdccag8 gene encoding serologically defined colon cancer antigen 8 homolog isoform X3, with translation MKPLLDNDDEEEELGAYQKKLREKANRSIQQLSSALAEPGSDVEGMEPSRAGDTDGTDGEDSWNQRQQSEAVNQLRSLLQKQQKETLPFTWPSKRKSSPKTHSADVTSSMPAVQDLVPIIHNQTEYIQHLEAEVKFCKEELLGMKQRIRVVVVENEKLHGEIKSKMGHDTLKDYTLLNDSEQLKALYLAQTETLEAQVASLKKDLAGSQRECEEVKDRLRHKEALAAAGSAKQCVGGLCLKCAQHEAVLAETHSNMHVQAVERVTKERDELMSALCSLRASQNEAQQKEWASYQQVKQAVEMAEEANLEKTRAVVQCEAFSREMARQREWLEREIEAEREKIAEAREAARNEARKEKEELAQMVSSLSQRVADQEGQLDRADRDRASLTTQLDETLRKLASQEQDSSKVCGDLRYQLSQAQLRRQEAERELRESNSRISRQLVAAEQEAEKLGVELNGCRQRLDQAQRDASRLQEEALTLTERLGQAEHQLHLTRQEKENAERCRSEDVDALTFAAQQHQLELTQRLRQTEEQHELSVAELEGLLSSQNALIGKLTEECRSLGAKLEMLTETSRSEVEQLSLEKEHLEERVEKLGARCTEMEEQCVQHGRMHQRMKNRLQQLDRHSQSSAQQVMELLARQNQLMQERHLLTEEMQNLRIQVHSQPCMSLLHTGTFTTMYVIITYRYIHNHVCH
- the sdccag8 gene encoding serologically defined colon cancer antigen 8 homolog isoform X2; translated protein: MKPLLDNDDEEEELGAYQKKLREKANRSIQQLSSALAEPGSDVEGMEPSRAGDTDGTDGEDSWNQRQQSEAVNQLRSLLQKQQKETLPFTWPSKRKSSPKTHSADVTSSMPAVQDLVPIIHNQTEYIQHLEAEVKFCKEELLGMKQRIRVVVVENEKLHGEIKSKMGHDTLKDYTLLNDSVNEPRADTAHIPTSKPAHKIFKQAEEHKWKKELEQLKALYLAQTETLEAQVASLKKDLAGSQRECEEVKDRLRHKEALAAAGSAKQCVGGLCLKCAQHEAVLAETHSNMHVQAVERVTKERDELMSALCSLRASQNEAQQKEWASYQQVKQAVEMAEEANLEKTRAVVQCEAFSREMARQREWLEREIEAEREKIAEAREAARNEARKEKEELAQMVSSLSQRVADQEGQLDRADRDRASLTTQLDETLRKLASQEQDSSKVCGDLRYQLSQAQLRRQEAERELRESNSRISRQLVAAEQEAEKLGVELNGCRQRLDQAQRDASRLQEEALTLTERLGQAEHQLHLTRQEKENAERCRSEDVDALTFAAQQHQLELTQRLRQTEEQHELSVAELEGLLSSQNALIGKLTEECRSLGAKLEMLTETSRSEVEQLSLEKEHLEERVEKLGARCTEMEEQCVQHGRMHQRMKNRLQQLDRHSQSSAQQVMELLARQNQLMQERHLLTEEMQNLRIQLPGGARRPDSLST
- the sdccag8 gene encoding serologically defined colon cancer antigen 8 homolog isoform X1; amino-acid sequence: MKPLLDNDDEEEELGAYQKKLREKANRSIQQLSSALAEPGSDVEGMEPSRAGDTDGTDGEDSWNQRQQSEAVNQLRSLLQKQQKETLPFTWPSKRKSSPKTHSADVTSSMPAVQDLVPIIHNQTEYIQHLEAEVKFCKEELLGMKQRIRVVVVENEKLHGEIKSKMGHDTLKDYTLLNDSVNEPRADTAHIPTSKPAHKIFKQAEEHKWKKELEQLKALYLAQTETLEAQVASLKKDLAGSQRECEEVKDRLRHKEALAAAGSAKQCVGGLCLKCAQHEAVLAETHSNMHVQAVERVTKERDELMSALCSLRASQNEAQQKEWASYQQVKQAVEMAEEANLEKTRAVVQCEAFSREMARQREWLEREIEAEREKIAEAREAARNEARKEKEELAQMVSSLSQRVADQEGQLDRADRDRASLTTQLDETLRKLASQEQDSSKVCGDLRYQLSQAQLRRQEAERELRESNSRISRQLVAAEQEAEKLGVELNGCRQRLDQAQRDASRLQEEALTLTERLGQAEHQLHLTRQEKENAERCRSEDVDALTFAAQQHQLELTQRLRQTEEQHELSVAELEGLLSSQNALIGKLTEECRSLGAKLEMLTETSRSEVEQLSLEKEHLEERVEKLGARCTEMEEQCVQHGRMHQRMKNRLQQLDRHSQSSAQQVMELLARQNQLMQERHLLTEEMQNLRIQVHSQPCMSLLHTGTFTTMYVIITYRYIHNHVCH